The Arachis hypogaea cultivar Tifrunner chromosome 16, arahy.Tifrunner.gnm2.J5K5, whole genome shotgun sequence genome contains a region encoding:
- the LOC112758381 gene encoding uncharacterized protein: protein MSNDDGELLNLETMLSIPLKKTDPVELYLPLRKLVASKYSESDAQKVESVLETLNKCRMDMVERRGDLSLPMQRDCLIHYFKCLCMVEPLFSSLSSDADADADPIIFVWYDASNPEHQDGVSSERNAIQLEKAAVLFNLGAIYSQIAADCDRTSDLGRHLAMESFKVAANFFFQLWKVFAKDVVSATLDLTLPFAELLHYLFSAQASELELQLQLKNKDASYALRQYGCARLFISVRELYFRASYVILRVFSVAEWKYNYPFDQGPTWKTHIDQKVKFLEAELTEPLLVRQSFTLHKSLLAEVYSSVNSCDAECVTEILVRGICRKPNLQQIYLDLLLSEFNPFKIVKDGKLVANPWDMPPPYPTNSAILSSLVSRQFSDVLAYLPLKKSEPLNLYESLRNYFVLKYSESVAKKVEGLLKMLHKLRNEMLRDDLSLPFHRDCLIRYFKCLCMIEPFFPMNASPNPPIFVWFNAISPQQDSYQHNIHLEKASVLFNLVALCTRIALSCDVATIQGQRLAMGALNDASNWFSLLRFESKKASGTIDLSEPYTTMIGNKISKMKLKFPHSQSDGSSLPGYPASAYVRSTFGLLGEDQFWTARYLEDKIKACHDETDPSDVTEQFLLGYCKSHSLLQEVSQPPCLDLLSEVSPVKIKDGNLVANASMQP from the exons ATGAGCAACGATGATGGGGAGTTGTTGAACCTGGAAACTATGCTGTCAATCCCACTGAAGAAGACTGATCCGGTGGAGCTGTACCTGCCATTACGTAAGTTGGTAGCCTCAAAATACTCGGAGAGCGATGCACAAAAAGTTGAAAGCGTTCTCGAAACCCTAAATAAATGCCGCATGGACATGGTGGAGCGTAGAGGGGACCTCTCCCTTCCCATGCAACGTGACTGCCTCATCCACTACTTCAAATGTCTTTGCATGGTTGAGccactcttctcctctctctcctccgaCGCCGATGCCGATGCCGACCCCATCATCTTTGTCTGGTACGACGCCTCCAACCCTGAGCATCAGGATGGGGTCTCCTCAGAGCGCAACGCCATCCAATTGGAGAAGGCCGCTGTTCTCTTCAACCTTGGAGCCATCTACAGCCAGATTGCTGCCGATTGCGACCGTACTTCCGACCTTGGCCGTCACCTTGCAATGGAATCCTTCAAGGTTGCCGCCAATTTCTTCTTCCAACTCTGGAAAGTTTTTGCCAAGGACGTGGTCTCCGCCACCCTCGATTTGACTCTCCCCTTCGCGGAGCTTCTGCACTACCTCTTCTCCGCTCAGGCTTCCGAACTCGAATTACAGCTACAACTCAAGAACAAGGACGCCAGTTACGCTCTCCGACAATACGGATGTGCCCGATTGTTTATCTCG gtTCGTGAGCTTTATTTTAGAGCAAGTTATGTGATACTTAGAGTTTTTAGTGTGGCTGAATGGAAATATAACTACCCTTTTGACCAAGGCCCAACCTGGAAAACTCACATTGACCAGAAGGTGAAATTCCTTGAGGCAGAGTTGACGGAGCCTCTTCTTGTGAGGCAATCATTCACCCTACACAAATCCTTGCTAGCTGAAGTATACTCATCGGTCAATTCTTGTGATGCAGAATGTGTGACTGAGATATTAGTGAGAGGGATTTGCAGGAAACCCAACCTACAACAAATATACCTTGACCTCCTCCTCTCCGAGTTCAATCCTTTCAAGATTGTCAAGGATGGAAAGCTGGTGGCTAACCCATGGGACATGCCTCCTCCTTATCCAACAAATTCCGCAATCCTCTCATCTTTGGTATCTCGGCAGTTTTCAGATGTTCTTGCATACCTTCCTTTGAAGAAGAGTGAGCCCTTGAATCTCTATGAGTCCCTGCGCAATTACTTTGTCCTCAAATACTCTGAGAGCGTGGCAAAGAAAGTAGAAGGCCTTCTCAAAATGCTACACAAATTGCGCAATGAGATGCTGCGTGATGACCTTTCTCTACCCTTCCACCGTGACTGCCTCATCCGTTATTTCAAATGCCTTTGCATGATTGAGCCTTTCTTCCCTATGAATGCCTCACCCAACCCACCTATCTTTGTTTGGTTCAATGCCATCAGCCCGCAACAGGACTCTTATCAGCATAACATCCATTTGGAGAAGGCCTCTGTTCTCTTCAACCTGGTAGCCCTCTGCACCCGCATTGCTCTCTCCTGCGATGTCGCCACCATCCAAGGCCAACGCCTTGCCATGGGCGCCTTAAATGATGCTTCAAATTGGTTCTCTCTACTGAGGTTTGAGTCTAAGAAGGCATCTGGCACGATTGACTTGTCAGAACCATACACCACTATGATAGGAAATAAGATTTCCAAGATGAAATTGAAGTTTCCTCATTCCCAATCTGATGGATCATCATTACCTGGATATCCT GCTTCAGCTTATGTTCGGTCGACATTTGGGCTTTTAGGTGAGGATCAATTCTGGACAGCTCGATATCTTGAGGACAAGATAAAAGCCTGCCATGATGAAACGGATCCTAGTGATGTCACCGAACAATTTCTTTTAGGGTATTGTAAGTCTCACTCCCTGCTTCAAGAGGTATCTCAACCACCATGCTTGGACCTTCTCTCTGAGGTTAGCCCTGTCAAGATTAAGGATGGAAATCTTGTGGCCAATGCAAGTATGCAACCTTAG
- the LOC112758297 gene encoding short integuments 2, mitochondrial: MAGLKSLLKKGLGLGDMGFNAGGGAINWFPGHMAAATRAIRHRLKLSDLVIEVRDARIPLSSANSDLQPHLSGKRRVVALNKKDLANPNIMHKWVDYFARCKQDCIPINAHSKSSVKKLLELAELKLKEVISREPTLLVMVVGVPNVGKSALINSIHQIAQSRFPVQEKMKRAAVGPLPGVTQDIAGFKIAQKPSIYVLDTPGVLVPSISDIETGLRLALAGSVKDSVVGEERIAQYLLAVLDTRGTPLHWKHLNNRRIDGIEYDAEEKPDYSLKNLKPKTRNLPNKSHLIYVEDLVMEVQRALYSTLTEFDGNVEDENDLEGLIDLQFGALQKAMKIPHKASEARLMVSKKFLTLFRAGKLGPFILDDVPVS; encoded by the exons ATGGCGGGATTGAAAAGTCTGCTGAAGAAAGGGTTAGGGTTAGGAGACATGGGATTCAACGCCGGCGGAGGAGCCATTAACTGGTTCCCTGGACACATGGCTGCCGCCACACGCGCCATACGCCACCGCCTCAAACTCTCCGACCTCGTCATCGAAGTCCGCGACGCCCGCATCCCTCTCTCCTCCGCCAACTCCGACCTCCAGCCTCACCTCTCCGGCAAACGCCGCGTCGTCGCTCTCAACAAGAAAGACCTCGCCAACCCTAACATCATGCAC AAATGGGTGGATTATTTTGCGAGGTGCAAGCAGGATTGTATTCCGATAAATGCGCATAGCAAGAGTTCAGTGAAGAAGCTTCTGGAGCTTGCGGAGTTGAAGCTGAAGGAAGTGATTTCGAGGGAACCTACTCTGCTGGTTATGGTGGTTGGTGTTCCTAATGTTGGAAAATCTGCGTTGATTAACTCCATTCATCAAATTGCGCAGTCTCGCTTTCCTG TGCAGGAGAAGATGAAGCGAGCTGCTGTAGGTCCACTACCTGGTGTTACCCAAGATATTGCTGGATTTAAG ATAGCACAAAAACCCAGCATATATGTCCTAGATACCCCAGGGGTGCTTGTTCCAAGTATCTCAGACATAGAGACAGGGTTAAGGCTGGCTCTTGCAG GTTCTGTGAAAGATTCAGTGGTGGGTGAGGAGCGTATCGCACAATACTTACTGGCAGTTTTGGATACCCGGGGGACTCCACTTCACTGGAAACACCTAAATAATAGGAGAATAGATGGTATTGAATATGATGCTGAAGAAAAACCTGACTATAGTCTGAAAAATCTAAAGCCAAAGACAAGAAATCTACCAAATAAATCTCACTTGATTTATGTTGAG GACCTTGTAATGGAAGTTCAGCGTGCACTGTATTCAACGCTAACAGAATTCGACGGCAATGTAGAAGATGAAAATGACTTAGAGGGCCTCATTGACCTGCAGTTTGGTGCACTGCAGAAAGCAATGAAAATTCCTCACAAGGCATCAGAAGCAAGGTTGATGGTATCCAAGAAGTTTCTCACTTTATTTAGAGCTGGTAAACTTGGACCTTTCATTCTTGATGATGTTCCTGTATCATGA
- the LOC112757486 gene encoding ABC transporter G family member 15-like, whose protein sequence is MELHAEVMENENNNVVIRREVCLVWEELTVVINSGKSSNNSERRKKVLNGISGYAEPNRIMALIGPSGAGKSTFLDALAGRLASNVSITGNVLLNGTKRTTSSRDLSYVTQEDHFLGTLTVRETLTYAAYLRLAANMASDEIDKVVAKTLDEMGLQDCAESRLGNWHSRGISKGEKRRLSIGIEILTQPHILLLDEPTSGLDSAAAFFVISSLRSIAHDGRIVICSIHQLSSEVFNLFDDMVILAGGETVYFGERTKAVKFFEDAGFPCPTRKNPPEHFLRCISPEFDSVLTLIQSKNANNEAPSSWNSLMNMTTEEIKWKLINCFKNSRQLANAREKIREIKLRKEPPIERAYDTRTLKQLCTLTHRSFLNMTRDIGYYWLRILFYMLVSVCAGFLYLNVGTSNSAILSRSKIDGFIYGFMIFLCIGGLPFFLEDLKVFERERFGRHYGEAVYVLSSFISSLPFVVFISLTSGTTLYHMVNFHPGFSHYCYFCINLFCSISVTEGCMLLVAALVSNQLLAIGTSAAITILMMMPSNAFRRMIDIPKFFWRYPMSYISYIAWSIQGQYKNDLIGLEFEGMMPGDRKIKGEVILEEMFGIRTDYSKWWDIGALVCLLISYRLMFFLVLKHRERASSLFHTILLTRSSLKLKLNLNLNFNHKYIATKRHHSLYPFSSQHGFTSPIIS, encoded by the exons ATGGAGTTGCATGCAGAAGTGATGGAGAATGAAAATAATAATGTTGTTATTAGGAGGGAAGTGTGCTTGGTTTGGGAAGAATTGACAGTGGTTATTAACAGCGGCAAGAGCAGTAATAATagtgaaagaaggaagaaagtgtTGAATGGAATAAGTGGATATGCTGAACCAAACAGAATCATGGCTCTAATTGGTCCTTCTGGTGCTGGCAAATCCACCTTCCTTGATGCTCTTGCTG GAAGACTTGCAAGCAATGTCAGCATTACTGGAAATGTGCTACTGAATGGCACTAAGAGAACCACATCCTCTAGAGATCTT TCTTATGTAACACAAGAAGACCATTTCTTAGGAACACTAACTGTGAGGGAAACACTCACATATGCTGCTTATCTGAGACTTGCTGCAAACATGGCCAGTGATGAGATTGACAAGGTTGTAGCTAAGACGCTCGACGAAATGGGTCTTCAAGATTGTGCAGAGAGCAGGCTTGGGAATTGGCATTCAAGAGGAATAAGTAAAGGAGAGAAGAGAAGACTCAGCATTGGCATTGAAATCTTAACTCAGCCTCATATACTTTTGCTTGATGAACCTACCAGTGGATTGGATAGTGCTGCTGCTTTCTTTGTCATTTCATCTCTCAGAAGCATTGCACATGATGGCAGAATTGTTATTTGCTCCATTCACCAACTTAGCAGTGAAGTTTTCAACCTCTTTGATGACATGGTGATCCTCGCAGGAGGCGAAACTGTGTATTTTGGAGAAAGGACTAAAGCTGTTAAG TTCTTTGAAGATGCAGGGTTTCCTTGTCCAACAAGAAAGAACCCTCCTGAGCACTTCCTTCGTTGCATCAGCCCCGAATTCGATAGTGTTCTAACTTTGATACAGTCCAAGAATGCCAATAAT GAAGCACCATCATCATGGAATTCTCTAATGAATATGACAACAGAGGAGATTAAATGGAAACTTATAAACTGTTTCAAGAATTCTAGGCAGTTAGCAAATGCAAGGGAAAAGATCAGAGAAATCAAACTAAGA AAAGAACCTCCAATAGAGAGGGCATATGATACTAGAACACTGAAGCAGCTATGCACATTGACTCATAGATCATTCCTTAACATGACCAGAGACATTGGTTACTATTGGTTAAGGATTCTGTTCTACATGTTAGTATCAGTGTGTGCTGGTTTTCTTTATCTAAATGTAGGAACTAGTAATAGTGCAATCTTATCAAGAAGCAAGATTGATGGATTCATCTATGGCTTCATGATCTTTCTGTGCATTGGTGGCTTACCCTTCTTCCTTGAGGACTTAAAG GTCTTCGAGCGCGAAAGATTCGGAAGGCATTATGGAGAGGCAGTTTATGTTCTTTCGAGTTTCATCTCGTCACTTCCTTTTGTTGTTTTCATTTCCCTTACTTCAGGAACAACACTTTACCACATGGTGAATTTTCACCCTGGATTCTCTCATTACTGCTACTTTTGCATAAACCTCTTCTGCAGCATTTCTGTCACAGAAGGGTGCATGCTTTTAGTTGCTGCTCTTGTTTCCAACCAGCTCCTTGCTATTGGAACATCAGCTGCTATAACT ataCTGATGATGATGCCATCAAATGCATTTCGAAGAATGATTGACATTCCGAAATTCTTCTGGCGCTATCCCATGTCCTACATCAGTTATATCGCTTGGTCAATACAG GGGCAATACAAGAATGACCTGATTGGACTTGAATTTGAAGGAATGATGCCAGGAGACAGAAAGATAAAGGGTGAAGTGATACTTGAAGAAATGTTTGGAATAAGAACAGATTATTCAAAATGGTGGGACATAGGAGCCTTAGTTTGCTTGTTAATATCATACAGATTGATGTTTTTCTTGGTTCTTAAGCATAGGGAGAGAGCTTCATCACTATTTCACACCATTTTACTCACAAGATCCTCCCTCAAACTCAAACTCAATCTCAATCTCAATTTCAATCACAAATATATTGCTACCAAGAGACACCATTCCCTATATCCTTTCTCATCTCAACATGGATTTACCTCTCCAATAATATCCTAG
- the LOC112758645 gene encoding kinesin-like protein KIN-14L, which translates to MENCLRSRVHDFNMASRKAEEAAWRRYEATQWLESQVGPLGISKQPSERELISCLRNGLILCKVINKIYPGSVPKVVDNPVASQSFTWDSQPLPAFQYFENVRNFLDAAEELKLPAFEASDLERDSVDMGSASKVVDCILSLKALQELKKTNSENGSSNRHLRSPLLMQSASRIHSRAAAAFPSDACKRLDLSATGEKVHSVENNFQKREEENVELLVKLLVDRILEAKENMDGNFAASLRNENMDPVKLFKQIMTNFCGVKLPTKSSELPTPLNDSTKERSSVPHCCTSTPPLSDVSLVPESSKCNRGCTGKCICNQKHLLALQEKELQDLKTIKLKIKNDFEDMQSQVQSFFNELGSQVEDIATKAGGYNRVVEENRKLFNMVQDLKGNIRVYCRIRPSFQAESKNIIDFIGEDGSLFILDPSKTLKDGRKLFQFNRVFGPKAGQDEVFKDTQPLIRSVMDGYNVCIFAYGQTGSGKTYTMSGPSGGTSKDMGINYLALNDLFRMSNDRKDIMTYDIYVQMVEIYNEQVRDLLAEDKTDNKLEIRSCNDDGLSLPDATLRPVTSTTDVLTLMKLGEVNRAVSSTALNNRSSRSHSVLTVHVHGKDSSGNTIRSCLHLVDLAGSERVDKSEVTGERLKEAQFINKSLSCLGDVITALAQKNSHIPYRNSKLTLLLQDSLGGHAKTLMFAHVSPEADSFGETTSTLKFAQRVSTVELGVARMNKETSEIMQLKEQVENLKLALANKEAQKSVFSRPKEPYTPSEKPTMKTPLRSRRLSIENCSTAKGEKSLNPEDKDKAACKSPSFVPRSRRLSLEGSKSNIKKDSASSDVSKTLQYESVLVQKYRPPQDPEAASKLYGHFSNGMSRPDSQAKAPRSPTSMTYQKRLIKVDEGIKIHPLVLPQTPEPTMPDINDVHSVMQTTKGISSTNGKGSLRRSLRTIGKLINGPEKRNQQQNLVEVKSPIKGASHANDVRSSVTAVERTQRRQSLTGIHGSGPNRRSSLGGKPVPYEKERNARTPPPAAVKTSKRWL; encoded by the exons atggagaatTGCTTAAGAAGTAGGGTTCATGATTTCAACATGGCTTCAAGAAAAGCTGAAGAAGCAG CTTGGAGACGCTATGAGGCAACACAGTGGTTAGAAAGCCAAGTTGGTCCTCTTGGTATATCCAAACAGCCTTCAGAGAGAGAACTCATTTCTTGCTTGAGAAATGGTCTCATTCTTTGCAAAGTCATCAACAAGATTTATCCAGGATCAGTCCCTAAG GTTGTGGATAATCCGGTTGCTTCGCAATCATTTACCTGGGATTCCCAGCCATTACCGGCTTTCCAGTACTTCGAAAACGTTCGGAACTTTCTCGATGCTGCAGAAGAACTAAAGCTTCCAGCTTTTGAAGCTTCTGATCTTGAAAGG gATAGTGTAGATATGGGATCAGCATCAAAAGTTGTTGATTGCATTCTATCACTTAAAGCACTTCAAGAGTTGAAGAAGACAAACAGTGAGAATGGATCCTCCAACAGGCACTTAAGATCTCCATTACTTATGCAGTCAGCCAGTAGAATTCATTCGAGAGCCGCGGCTGCGTTTCCCTCCGATGCATGTAAGCGATTGGATTTGTCTGCCACAGGGGAAAAAGTGCATTCTGTTGAGAATAATTTTCAGAAACGAGAAG AGGAAAATGTAGAATTACTTGTGAAGCTACTGGTTGATCGAATCTTGGAAgccaaagaaaatatggatggaAACTTTGCTGCTTCTCTTCGTAATGAAAACATG GATCCTGTAAAACTATTTAAGCAAATCATGACAAACTTTTGTGGGGTAAAGCTACCGACGAAATCCTCTGAG CTGCCAACGCCACTAAATGATTCTACAAAAGAAAGAAGTAGCGTACCTCATTGTTGCACTTCCACTCCTCCATTATCAGATGTTTCATTAGTGCCTGAAAGTTCAAAG TGTAATAGAGGTTGCACTGGAAAGTGCATTTGCAATCAGAAGCATCTCTTAGCACTGCAAGAAAAAGAACTTCAG GATCTCAAGACTATAAAGTTGAAAATCAAGAATGATTTTGAGGACATGCAATCACAAGTTCAGAGTTTTTTTAATGAACTCG GGAGTCAAGTAGAGGATATAGCAACTAAAGCTGGTGGATATAACAGAGTAGTAGAAGAGAATAGGAAATTATTTAACATGGTTCAAGATCTGAAAG GTAATATTCGAGTTTACTGCAGAATCAGACCCTCATTCCAGGCTGAATCCAAGAATATTATTGATTTCATTGGGGAGGATGGTTCTCTATTTATTTTAGATCCATCCAAAACATTGAAAGATGGAAGGAAACTTTTTCAGTTCAATCGGGTTTTTGGTCCAAAGGCTGGCCAAG ATGAGGTTTTTAAGGACACTCAGCCGTTAATTAGATCCGTGATGGATGGATATAATGTTTGTATTTTCGCATATGGTCAAACTGGATCTGGGAAGACATACACCATG AGTGGTCCATCAGGTGGAACCTCTAAGGATATGGGGATCAATTATCTCGCTCTTAACGATTTGTTTCGAATGTCTAATGACAGGAAAGACATTATGACATATGACATTTATGTTCAAATGGTCGAGATTTACAATGAACAAGTTAGAGACCTACTTGCTGAGGACAAAACAGATAATAAATTAGAGATTAGGAGCTGCAATGATGATGGATTAAGTCTTCCTGATGCTACATTGCGTCCGGTGACATCTACAACTGATGTTCTGACCCTCATGAAACTCGGTGAGGTCAACCGTGCTGTCAGTTCCACTGCACTGAACAATAGGAGTAGTCGTTCCCAcag TGTACTCACCGTGCATGTTCACGGAAAAGATTCATCCGGTAACACCATTCGCAGTTGTCTGCATTTGGTAGACCTTGCCGGAAGTGAACGAGTAGACAAGTCAGAAGTCACAGGGGAAAGACTAAAGGAAGCACAATTCATTAACAAGTCTCTTTCTTGTTTGGGAGATGTGATCACAGCACTAGCTCAAAAGAATTCTCATATTCCATATAGAAATAGCAAACTCACACTTCTTTTGCAGGACTCCTTAG GTGGTCATGCCAAAACTTTGATGTTTGCTCATGTGAGTCCGGAAGCAGATTCCTTTGGTGAAACAACGAGTACTCTAAAGTTCGCTCAGCGTGTTTCAACTGTGGAACTCGGGGTAGCACGTATGAACAAAGAAACCAGTGAAATTATGCAACTTAAAGAACAG GTTGAGAATCTTAAGCTGGCATTGGCAAACAAGGAAGCTCAGAAATCAGTGTTCAGCAGACCCAAAGAACCATACACTCCATCAGAGAAACCAACCATGAAAACTCCATTGCGTTCTAGAAGACTCAGTATTGAGAATTGCAGCACAGCGAAGGGCGAAAAATCATTGAATCCTGAGGATAAGGATAAAGCTGCATGTAAATCGCCTTCGTTTGTACCTCGTTCGAGAAGATTGAGTTTGGAAGGCTCCAAGAGCAACATCAAGAAAGACAGTGCGTCATCCGATGTTAGCAAGACTTTACAGTATGAGTCTGTGCTTGTGCAGAAATATCGTCCACCACAAGATCCAGAAGCTGCATCAAAGCTTTATGGACACTTCAGCAATGGCATGTCCAGGCCAGATTCGCAGGCCAAAGCTCCGCGAAGTCCTACAAGCATGACCTACCAAAAGAGACTGATAAAAGTAGATGAAGGGATCAAAATTCATCCTCTTGTACTACCTCAGACGCCGGAACCAACAATGCCGGATATCAATGATGTGCATAGTGTTATGCAGACAACAAAGGGAATAAGTAGCACAAATGGAAAAGGTTCCTTGAGAAGATCCTTGAGAACAATCGGAAAACTTATTAATGGCCCTGAAAAGAG GAACCAACAACAGAATTTGGTTGAAGTAAAGTCTCCAATCAAAGGTGCTAGCCATGCAAATGATGTAAGATCATCGGTTACAGCTGTAGAAAGGACACAGAGGAGGCAATCACTAACTGGAATTCATGGATCCGGGCCGAATCGCAGATCTTCGCTAGGAGGGAAGCCGGTACCAT ATGAGAAGGAGAGAAATGCTAGAACACCTCCTCCGGCAGCGGTGAAGACCTCAAAACGGTGGTTGTAG